From a region of the Lactuca sativa cultivar Salinas chromosome 4, Lsat_Salinas_v11, whole genome shotgun sequence genome:
- the LOC128133680 gene encoding uncharacterized protein LOC128133680 — MRIDFSDLNKACPKDCYPLPEIDHKVESLQGFKLKCFLDAYKGYHHILMSKEDEEKTAFYTDHGTFCYTKMPFGLKNAGATYHRLVDSIFAKQIGRNIKVYVDDMVIKSPNEEKMMQDIEETFKTLEVAKMKLNPAKCTFGVEEGQFLGYYVTRQGFQPSPTKVDEFIETPTPNSLRDAQGLNRKLTALSRFISKYADKAMPLFHTLKGCIEKNNFQWTNEAEKALQRIKEALHKLPTLATPIPGETLQVYLSTSGEAISSVLAVEREGEQRPVLLKPETSGRLAKWAIELGEHDINYRPRTSIKGQAPADFLLEIPDGGNPAKEKVWVVKEAPTGDGSWTLYTDGVSSREGSGAGLILTSPEGKEVTYALRFDFHTSNNEAEYEALLAGLRLAKQMGAKAVTTLTNSRLAANQVNGSFEVRDQRMGKYVKMVKQLVGSFGQFTIKQIPRSENKRTDALSKLVSTCFDHLSMKVLVEVLREESIDEQKVNILTPAGPTWMTLFREYLQRGVLPDDHDEARKIRIKAPSYAMVNGGLYKKGFTSPWLKCVDQARGREILQEAHSG, encoded by the exons ATGCGCATCGACTTTTCTGATCTAAACAAGGCATGCCCTAAGGATTGCTACCCACTCCCGGAAATCGATCACAAGGTAGAGTCGCTACAGGGATTTAAGCTAAAATGCTTCTTGGATGCGTACAAAGGGTATCACCATATATTGATGAGCAAAGAAGACGAAGAGAAAACAGCCTTCTATACAGACCATGGCACGTTCTGCTACACCAAGATGCCTTTTGGGTTAAAGAATGCAGGGGCGACATACCACCGGCTAGTCGACTCGATATTCGCCAAGCAAATTGGAAGGAATATTAAGGTGTATGTAGATGATATGGTGATTAAGAGTCCAAATGAAGAAAAGATGATGCAAGACATCGAAGAGACTTTCAAGACATTAGAGGTGGCCAAGATGAAACTAAACCCAGCCAAATGCACGTTTGGAGTGGAAGAGGGGCAATTCTTGGGCTACTATGTTACTAGACAAGGCTTCCAGCCCAGCCCGACCAAGGTCGACGAGTTCATCGAGACGCCAACCCCAAACTCTCTTAGAGATGCACAAGGTCTGAACCGGAAGCTCACAGCTCTAAGCAGGTTCATCTCGAAATATGCCGACAAGGCTATGCCACTGTTCCACACCTTAAAGGGATGCATCGAGAAAAACAATTTCCAATGGACGAATGAAGCTGAGAAGGCGCTCCAGAGAATCAAGGAAGCACTGCACAAGCTACCGACTCTGGCAACCCCCATCCCTGGAGAAACATTACAAGTGTATCTTTCAACATCAGGCGAAGCGATATCATCAGTATTGGCTGTGGAAAGGGAAGGGGAGCAGAGACCG GTCTTGCTTAAGCCGGAGACGTCGGGTCGGCTGGCCAAGTGGGCAATTGAACTGGGAGAGCACGATATAAACTACCGCCCAAGAACAAGTATCAAAGGGCAGGCGCCGGCTGATTTCTTACTAGAAATTCCTGATGGAGGGAACCCGGCGAAAGAAAAGGTGTGGGTAGTTAAGGAGGCCCCTACCGGCGATGGCTCATGGACCCTGTACACGGACGGAGTGTCCAGCAGGGAAGGCTCAGGGGCGGGGCTGATCCTGACTAGCCCAGAAGGAAAAGAGGTAACCTACGCCCTCCGTTTCGACTTCCATACATCGAACAACGAGGCGGAGTACGAGGCGCTGCTTGCTGGGTTGCGACTCGCCAAACAGATGGGTGCGAAAGCTGTAACAACACTAACCAACTCAAGGTTAGCAGCGAACCAAGTCAATGGGAGTTTCGAGGTAAGAGACCAAAGAATGGGAAAGTATGTAAAGATGGTAAAGCAACTGGTAGGATCATTCGGCCAATTTACAATCAAGCAGATACCCAGAAGTGAGAACAAGAGGACAGACGCTTTGAGCAAGCTAGTGTCCACTTGTTTTGACCACCTGTCAATGAAAGTTTTAGTGGAGGTGCTCCGGGAGGAAAGCATTGATGAACAGAAGGTGAACATCTTGACCCCCGCTGGACCCACATGGATGACACTGTTCCGGGAATACCTCCAGAGAGGAGTGCTACCGGACGACCATGACGAGGCCAGAAAAATACGTATAAAGGCGCCCTCATACGCAATGGTGAATGGGGGATTGTACAAGAAGGGATTCACGTCTCCATGGCTAAAATGTGTAGATCAAGCCAGGGGGAGAGAGATATTGCAGGAAGCACACTCAGGGTAG